The following are from one region of the Stanieria sp. NIES-3757 genome:
- a CDS encoding hypothetical protein (Protein of unknown function DUF159), with amino-acid sequence MCGRFTQTSSSSEIAKAFDLADVPPLEPQYNIAPTQQVATILRSDPEREREFRWLRWGLIPNWAKDRSIGNKLINARAETVAQKPSFKSAFCHSRCLIIASGFYEWQQQENRKQPYYIQKKDRSPFAFAGLYSTWKSQEGETLYTCTIITTEANELMKPIHKRMPVILEFTDYDLWLDPTVQQPELLQSFLQPYNSDKLKAYPVTPLVNQPRNNTPECLKSIES; translated from the coding sequence ATGTGTGGTAGATTTACTCAAACCAGTTCTAGTTCTGAAATTGCCAAAGCTTTTGACTTAGCTGACGTTCCTCCGCTAGAACCCCAATACAACATTGCTCCAACCCAACAAGTAGCAACAATTCTTCGCTCTGATCCTGAACGCGAGCGAGAATTTAGATGGTTGCGTTGGGGTTTAATTCCTAACTGGGCAAAGGATCGAAGTATTGGCAATAAATTAATCAATGCTAGAGCGGAAACAGTTGCTCAAAAACCCTCTTTTAAAAGTGCTTTTTGTCATTCTCGTTGTTTAATTATTGCTTCGGGCTTTTATGAATGGCAACAACAAGAGAATCGCAAACAACCATATTATATTCAGAAAAAAGACCGTTCACCGTTTGCTTTTGCTGGATTATACTCAACCTGGAAATCTCAAGAAGGAGAAACTCTCTATACTTGCACCATTATTACTACTGAAGCAAATGAACTCATGAAGCCAATTCATAAGCGAATGCCAGTTATTTTAGAATTTACCGACTACGATTTGTGGTTAGATCCTACTGTACAACAACCAGAATTGCTACAATCATTTTTGCAACCTTACAACTCAGACAAGCTCAAAGCTTACCCCGTAACTCCTCTAGTCAATCAACCTCGTAATAATACTCCAGAGTGTCTGAAATCAATTGAAAGTTAA
- a CDS encoding sodium/hydrogen exchanger, with the protein MQYFQFSTHCLDTFALFPAPLTDPVAVFLVILTIMLLAPLLFERLRLPGIVGLILAGVIVGPNGLGLLERDSNIILLGTVGLLFLMFMAGLETSLDDLKDNGDKAIIFGLATFILPMVIGTLAMLPLGYGWLAAILVASCFASHTLLALPILSKQGIMKTPVVTATLGGTLITNVLALLVLAVVVKAHGGNLTFSFWLFIIPALVIYTFATLWGIPKLGRWFFLRFGHNEEAEFIFVLATLFVASYLASLIEIEPIIGAFLAGIALTPLIPQLSPLMNRIQFIGNTLFVPFFLISVGMLIDPLILIREPKSILVAGVMIGAEVVSKFIAAWGTARFLGFRFPDTMVMFGLSVAQAASTLAAITVAYSINLVDQLTVNGIIAMILVTCIASPWLIEQWGRKVQPPAKKQSSQPSKTYSLTHRVLVPVANPNTENNLLNLALILAKASGGTLLPLHVLFDQLESISPSAIIEQTRLLNTAEHLAHAANTKVETIGRVDDGIEKGIVRTAIEKNASLIICGWKGFSTYQENFFGSILDHVAQRSPVPILITRFTQPIAYTTRVLLATTKQQTMAAEFPQMIQMARLLATELKANLEVVLILGKQQHPVLEPQALQIDSDITLKQLRGNFIKTVSDQLTKDDLLLLRVSTDSNPMLKRKAVGAAQSAIASAHPELSMVLVHFPIN; encoded by the coding sequence ATGCAATATTTTCAATTTAGTACTCACTGCTTAGACACCTTTGCTTTATTTCCTGCACCTCTTACCGATCCGGTGGCAGTATTTTTAGTCATTTTGACAATTATGCTGCTTGCACCTTTATTGTTTGAACGATTGCGTTTACCAGGAATTGTCGGTTTAATTTTAGCAGGGGTGATAGTTGGTCCTAATGGATTAGGTTTATTAGAAAGAGATAGCAATATTATTTTATTGGGAACAGTTGGCTTACTGTTTCTCATGTTTATGGCAGGATTGGAAACTAGCCTTGATGATCTCAAAGATAACGGTGATAAAGCAATCATTTTTGGGTTAGCAACCTTTATTCTGCCAATGGTAATCGGTACTTTAGCGATGCTACCTCTAGGATATGGTTGGTTAGCAGCGATTTTAGTAGCTTCCTGTTTTGCTTCTCATACTCTACTGGCTTTACCAATTCTCAGCAAACAGGGGATTATGAAAACTCCTGTAGTTACGGCTACTTTGGGCGGTACTTTAATTACGAACGTTTTAGCTTTACTCGTTTTAGCTGTAGTAGTTAAAGCACACGGAGGAAACTTAACTTTCAGTTTTTGGCTGTTTATCATTCCAGCTTTGGTAATCTACACATTTGCTACTTTGTGGGGAATTCCTAAACTGGGGCGTTGGTTTTTTCTCCGTTTCGGACACAATGAAGAGGCAGAATTTATTTTTGTGTTGGCAACTCTTTTTGTTGCTTCTTATTTAGCAAGTTTAATTGAAATTGAGCCAATTATTGGGGCTTTTTTAGCAGGAATTGCTCTTACACCTTTGATTCCTCAATTAAGTCCTTTGATGAACCGAATTCAATTTATCGGTAACACTTTATTTGTTCCCTTCTTTTTAATTTCGGTAGGGATGCTAATTGACCCTTTAATTTTGATTAGAGAACCAAAATCAATTTTAGTTGCAGGGGTAATGATTGGTGCAGAAGTTGTTAGTAAGTTTATAGCTGCTTGGGGAACAGCAAGATTCTTGGGATTTCGTTTTCCCGATACAATGGTGATGTTTGGTTTATCAGTGGCACAGGCAGCTTCTACTCTCGCTGCAATTACGGTTGCCTACTCGATCAACTTGGTAGATCAATTAACCGTTAATGGTATTATCGCAATGATTTTAGTTACCTGTATCGCTTCACCTTGGCTGATTGAACAATGGGGAAGAAAAGTTCAACCACCAGCTAAAAAACAGTCTAGTCAACCAAGTAAAACTTATTCTTTAACTCACAGAGTACTAGTACCGGTTGCTAACCCCAATACTGAAAACAACCTTCTCAATTTAGCTTTGATTTTAGCTAAAGCTTCAGGGGGTACTTTATTACCTCTCCATGTTTTGTTCGATCAACTTGAATCGATTTCTCCAAGCGCGATCATCGAACAAACTCGCTTATTAAATACGGCTGAACATTTAGCCCATGCTGCTAATACTAAAGTAGAAACTATTGGTAGAGTAGATGATGGCATTGAAAAAGGTATTGTCCGTACTGCCATTGAAAAAAACGCCAGTTTAATTATCTGTGGTTGGAAAGGTTTCTCTACTTATCAAGAAAACTTTTTTGGTAGTATCCTCGATCATGTGGCACAGCGATCGCCAGTACCAATTTTAATTACTCGTTTTACTCAACCAATTGCTTATACTACTAGGGTTTTACTCGCTACAACCAAGCAGCAAACGATGGCTGCCGAATTTCCCCAAATGATTCAAATGGCTCGATTGTTAGCTACAGAACTCAAAGCTAATTTAGAAGTTGTTTTAATACTTGGTAAGCAACAACATCCAGTCTTAGAACCTCAAGCTTTGCAAATTGATTCAGATATTACTTTAAAACAGTTGCGGGGTAATTTTATTAAAACTGTTTCCGACCAATTAACCAAAGATGATTTATTGCTCTTAAGAGTCAGTACTGATTCCAATCCCATGCTAAAAAGAAAAGCTGTCGGTGCAGCCCAAAGCGCGATCGCATCTGCTCATCCTGAGTTGTCAATGGTTTTGGTGCATTTTCCGATTAATTAA
- a CDS encoding hypothetical protein (Protein of unknown function DUF1499): MSRLWSIILGIFITIISSLVFSQPTWAVFSSLGLKDGFLSPCPKTPNCVVSQNADQSHQISPISYHSDLDKARETLLKVLTVVPRTEVIEQTDNYLHALSKSRIFKFIDDVEFYFPSDEQVIHIRSASRVGESDLGVNRRRLEQIRLAMQDLGV; this comes from the coding sequence GTGTCTCGTCTTTGGTCAATTATTTTAGGAATATTTATTACCATCATCAGTAGTTTAGTTTTTTCCCAACCTACTTGGGCGGTTTTTTCTAGTTTGGGGTTAAAGGATGGCTTTTTATCTCCTTGTCCTAAAACTCCTAACTGTGTTGTCAGTCAGAATGCGGATCAATCTCATCAAATCTCACCTATCAGTTACCACTCGGATCTCGACAAGGCAAGGGAAACCTTACTAAAAGTGCTAACAGTAGTTCCTCGTACCGAAGTGATTGAACAGACAGACAATTATCTTCACGCTTTATCTAAAAGTCGCATTTTCAAATTTATTGACGATGTAGAATTTTATTTTCCTAGTGATGAGCAAGTCATTCATATCCGTTCAGCTTCTCGTGTAGGAGAATCAGACTTAGGAGTTAACCGTAGACGTTTAGAACAAATTCGTCTGGCGATGCAAGATCTTGGTGTTTAA
- a CDS encoding Na+/H+ antiporter: MSLESSMAEVSIKGNLEQFLIVLSVSLSVATVSRIFSWFRKIPYTLLLVIVGLGLAFVDIRLVNLSPELILEIFLPPLLFEAAWNIRWQSLKENLLPVIIFAVLGVVISVVGIALALSQLTTLSLSTALLIGASLSATDPVSVVALFRELGASKRLTILMEGESLFNDGVAVVAFLLLVGIPLGLEEFSLPTTITRFTTFVGIGLGIGCIIGFGISYLTQRFDLPLVEQSLTLVSAYGTYLITEELGGSGVIGVVTVGIILGNFGSRIGMNPRTRLLVSEFWEFLAFFVNSIVFLLIGDQINFASLINNLDLISVAIASVLITRAVVIYGLGSFCNLFSKTQLNWREQTVLWWGGLRGSVSIAVALSVPALLSGKQEIIDTVFGVVLFTLLVQGLTTKWVLEKLNLIGDQPLRQEYSELLARRTALKRIINFLATTDVDPEIEPEFYRYQQGLVKGQLQSIEEKIAKMQKEHSNLRSLAIEQFKEQLLDLEANTYAELIRVGKLNNNLSPLLQEIMAQAED; the protein is encoded by the coding sequence ATGTCTCTTGAATCTAGTATGGCTGAAGTTTCAATTAAAGGCAATCTCGAGCAATTTTTAATTGTTTTGTCTGTATCTTTAAGTGTTGCAACAGTTTCAAGAATCTTTAGTTGGTTTAGAAAAATTCCTTACACACTTTTATTAGTAATTGTTGGATTAGGTTTAGCTTTTGTCGATATTCGCTTAGTCAATCTTTCACCAGAATTAATTTTAGAAATATTTTTGCCTCCATTATTGTTTGAAGCAGCGTGGAATATTCGTTGGCAAAGTTTAAAAGAAAATTTATTGCCAGTGATAATTTTTGCTGTCTTGGGAGTGGTTATTTCTGTGGTGGGAATTGCTTTGGCTTTGAGTCAATTGACAACTTTATCGCTTTCAACTGCTTTATTAATAGGAGCTAGTTTATCAGCCACCGATCCTGTTTCTGTGGTAGCTTTATTTCGAGAATTAGGTGCAAGTAAACGCCTCACAATTTTAATGGAAGGAGAAAGTTTATTTAATGATGGTGTTGCGGTAGTTGCGTTTTTATTATTAGTAGGAATTCCTTTGGGTTTAGAAGAGTTTTCTCTACCAACAACTATTACTCGTTTCACTACTTTTGTAGGTATTGGTTTAGGAATTGGTTGCATTATTGGTTTTGGAATTTCTTATTTAACTCAAAGATTCGATCTACCTTTGGTCGAACAATCTCTGACTTTGGTTTCGGCTTATGGTACTTATTTAATTACTGAAGAATTGGGTGGTTCAGGAGTAATTGGAGTAGTTACAGTAGGGATTATTTTAGGTAATTTTGGCTCTCGAATTGGGATGAATCCCCGTACTAGATTATTGGTTTCTGAATTTTGGGAATTTTTAGCTTTTTTTGTGAATTCAATTGTCTTTTTATTAATTGGTGACCAAATAAATTTTGCTAGTCTAATTAATAATTTAGATTTAATTAGTGTTGCGATCGCGTCTGTTTTAATTACTAGAGCAGTTGTCATTTATGGTTTGGGTAGTTTTTGTAATTTATTTAGTAAAACTCAACTTAATTGGCGCGAACAAACTGTACTGTGGTGGGGTGGTTTAAGAGGTTCGGTTTCGATTGCTGTGGCTTTAAGTGTTCCTGCTTTATTATCAGGTAAACAGGAAATAATTGATACAGTATTTGGTGTGGTTTTATTTACTTTATTGGTTCAGGGTTTAACTACTAAGTGGGTATTAGAAAAATTAAATTTAATTGGCGATCAACCTTTAAGACAAGAATATTCAGAATTATTAGCTCGTCGAACTGCTTTAAAAAGAATAATTAATTTTTTGGCTACTACAGATGTTGATCCAGAAATTGAACCCGAATTTTATCGTTATCAACAAGGATTAGTGAAAGGACAATTGCAAAGTATCGAAGAAAAAATTGCCAAAATGCAAAAGGAACATTCTAATCTGCGATCGCTAGCAATAGAACAATTCAAAGAACAATTATTGGATCTTGAAGCAAATACTTATGCTGAATTAATTAGAGTAGGAAAATTAAATAATAATCTTTCTCCTCTCTTACAAGAAATTATGGCTCAAGCAGAAGATTGA
- a CDS encoding DNA/RNA non-specific endonuclease: MLLSFSSTSIRILIIKLILILLLTGCSTDTSPKNIHLKYGNPSQANAKDFNNYLLEKPNYALSYNCSAGIPNWVSWQLNRFWLGSVDRSNDFRPDLDLPDGCYAVRPSDYRGTGYDKGHLIPSGDRTISQTDNSTTFLMTNMIPQSPANNREVWRELEEYSRQLVSEGKELYIVAGGEGKKNVIAQGKVTVPSYTWKVILVLSNGNVEQTIAVRMPNTEEVARTDWRDYLVSVDEIEQKTGYDFFSALNKNIQQKIEAKVYQ; this comes from the coding sequence ATGTTACTCTCTTTTTCATCCACGAGCATTAGAATACTTATCATTAAATTAATTCTTATCCTGTTGCTGACAGGTTGTTCTACTGATACAAGCCCAAAAAACATCCATCTCAAATACGGTAATCCTAGTCAAGCTAATGCGAAAGACTTCAACAACTATCTGCTAGAAAAACCGAATTATGCTCTTTCTTACAACTGTAGTGCAGGAATACCAAATTGGGTAAGTTGGCAACTTAATCGTTTTTGGTTAGGAAGTGTAGATCGTTCTAATGATTTTAGACCAGATCTAGATTTACCTGATGGTTGTTATGCTGTCCGTCCCTCAGATTATCGAGGGACAGGCTATGATAAAGGACATCTAATTCCTTCAGGCGATCGCACTATTTCCCAGACAGACAATAGTACTACTTTTTTAATGACTAATATGATTCCCCAATCTCCAGCTAATAATCGGGAAGTATGGCGAGAACTAGAGGAATATAGTAGACAGTTAGTGAGTGAGGGGAAGGAATTATATATAGTGGCTGGAGGAGAAGGAAAAAAGAATGTAATCGCCCAGGGTAAAGTCACTGTTCCTTCTTATACTTGGAAGGTAATTTTAGTCTTAAGTAATGGTAACGTCGAGCAAACTATTGCTGTCAGAATGCCGAATACCGAGGAAGTAGCTCGAACCGACTGGCGAGATTATCTAGTATCTGTAGATGAAATTGAGCAAAAAACTGGTTATGATTTCTTTTCTGCTCTTAACAAAAATATTCAACAGAAAATCGAAGCCAAAGTCTATCAATAA
- the nuiA gene encoding sugar-non-specific nuclease inhibitor NuiA, with translation MKDGELINHLKQASEGLLWLSESDYPFETVYWENLNCLDSSKLLQTTGHDLSTKVEVKELAQFFQPATEAQDWYNAQEIAECQRYQALVNLLQTHLKDIQVYRVGEVEIDVYILGKTESGYIAGLSTKVVET, from the coding sequence ATGAAAGACGGTGAATTAATCAACCATCTTAAACAAGCATCAGAAGGTTTACTCTGGCTCAGTGAATCAGATTATCCTTTTGAAACTGTTTATTGGGAGAATCTCAACTGTCTCGATTCGTCTAAATTATTACAAACAACTGGTCATGATTTATCAACCAAGGTTGAAGTTAAAGAACTAGCTCAATTTTTCCAACCAGCTACAGAAGCACAAGATTGGTACAATGCTCAGGAAATAGCAGAATGTCAACGCTATCAAGCATTAGTTAATCTATTGCAAACTCATCTGAAAGATATCCAAGTTTACCGTGTTGGGGAAGTTGAAATAGATGTTTACATCTTAGGTAAAACTGAGTCTGGTTATATTGCTGGCTTATCTACCAAAGTAGTAGAAACCTAA